In Mycobacteriales bacterium, one DNA window encodes the following:
- a CDS encoding threonine/serine exporter family protein, whose protein sequence is MVAGRRRRPGKLGQEPVHLPEPDEREAYRVLDFALRAGEILLSGGAGASDVTATTMGLAHACGLRHVVCEVTFTSITLSYVRAPDVAPVTSVRLVQARTTDYTRVTEIHNLVGDLVDGLTRPEEAMARLDEIRARRHPYRRWVVTAFRALLATAIAVLLGGGLLVALIAFATTAAVDRLTFMLTRRLVPDFYANAAGAALVTGVAVVLTAADVNVRPSLVVAGGLVLLLPGVTLVGSVQDAITGFLLTASARAFEVFVLTAGIVSGVAGVLSLADSFGVRLAINQPPVTGLGQVPVQFLAAGVAAAAAAGASYAPRRTLPTAGLAGAMGWAVFRLLDEYGLDVALSTALAAVFVGFGSFAFADRQHAPPLIYVAAGIIPLVPGLTIYRGMLYLADGNSSAGILLLSQAVTIGLALAAGAILGEFLAQPARREVERFERRIVGPRMAGPLRWRRK, encoded by the coding sequence GTGGTCGCTGGGCGGCGGCGCAGGCCGGGCAAGCTGGGGCAGGAGCCGGTCCACCTTCCCGAGCCGGACGAGCGTGAGGCCTATCGCGTTCTCGACTTCGCCCTGCGGGCCGGAGAGATCCTGCTGTCCGGCGGTGCCGGCGCCTCGGACGTCACCGCGACCACGATGGGCCTCGCGCACGCCTGCGGGCTGCGTCACGTGGTCTGCGAGGTCACCTTCACCTCGATCACCCTCAGCTATGTCCGCGCGCCCGACGTGGCGCCCGTGACGAGCGTGCGGCTGGTCCAGGCGCGCACCACCGACTACACCCGGGTGACGGAGATCCACAACCTGGTGGGTGACCTGGTCGACGGGTTGACCCGGCCGGAGGAGGCGATGGCGCGGCTGGACGAGATCCGCGCCCGGCGGCACCCCTACCGACGCTGGGTAGTCACGGCGTTCCGCGCACTGCTGGCCACCGCCATCGCCGTGCTGCTCGGCGGCGGACTGCTGGTCGCCCTCATCGCCTTCGCCACCACCGCGGCGGTGGACCGGCTCACCTTCATGCTGACCCGGCGACTGGTGCCGGACTTCTACGCCAACGCCGCCGGTGCGGCGTTGGTGACCGGGGTCGCCGTCGTCCTCACCGCCGCCGACGTGAACGTGCGCCCGTCCCTCGTGGTCGCCGGCGGGCTGGTGCTCCTGCTCCCCGGCGTGACGCTCGTGGGGTCGGTGCAGGACGCGATCACCGGCTTCCTGCTGACGGCCAGTGCCCGGGCCTTCGAGGTCTTCGTGCTCACCGCCGGCATCGTGAGCGGCGTCGCCGGTGTGTTGTCCCTGGCCGACAGCTTCGGCGTCCGGCTGGCCATCAACCAGCCGCCGGTGACCGGGCTCGGTCAGGTGCCCGTGCAGTTCCTCGCGGCGGGCGTCGCGGCCGCTGCTGCAGCCGGAGCCTCCTACGCTCCGCGCCGCACGCTCCCGACGGCCGGCCTGGCCGGGGCCATGGGCTGGGCGGTGTTCCGGCTGCTCGACGAGTACGGGCTCGACGTGGCCCTGTCCACCGCCCTGGCCGCGGTCTTCGTCGGCTTCGGGTCCTTCGCGTTCGCCGACCGACAGCACGCGCCGCCGCTGATCTATGTCGCGGCGGGGATCATCCCGCTGGTCCCCGGCCTCACGATCTACCGCGGCATGCTCTATCTCGCCGACGGAAACAGCAGCGCCGGCATCCTGCTGCTGAGCCAGGCGGTCACGATCGGGCTGGCACTGGCGGCCGGGGCCATCCTCGGCGAGTTCCTCGCCCAGCCGGCGCGACGCGAGGTGGAGCGGTTCGAGCGGCGGATCGTCGGACCCCGCATGGCCGGACCGCTGCGCTGGCGCCGTAAGTAG
- the ehuA gene encoding ectoine/hydroxyectoine ABC transporter ATP-binding protein EhuA — protein MIRFDKVVKRFGDLVVLRDLDFSVAPGERVTLIGPSGSGKTTILRLLMTLEKLDGGVIWVEGKPLWHMQRKGKLVPANEKHLRQVRKKIGMVFQQFNLFPNLSVLRNITEAPVHVLDVDRDKAEQRARELLEMVGLADKADAHPTQLSGGQQQRVAIARALAMDPDILLLDEVTSALDPELVADVLNVLRDVAQTTNITMLIVTHEMGFARDVSNRVLMFDSGQIIEEGPPDKIFTEPENERTQSFLRAVLDSS, from the coding sequence ATCATCCGCTTCGACAAGGTCGTCAAGCGCTTCGGCGACCTCGTCGTGCTCCGGGACCTCGACTTCAGCGTCGCGCCCGGTGAACGGGTCACCCTCATCGGTCCCAGCGGCTCCGGGAAGACGACCATCCTGCGCCTGCTGATGACCCTCGAGAAGCTCGACGGCGGTGTCATCTGGGTCGAGGGAAAGCCGCTGTGGCACATGCAGCGCAAGGGCAAGCTCGTCCCGGCGAACGAGAAGCACCTGCGCCAGGTGCGGAAGAAGATCGGGATGGTCTTCCAGCAGTTCAACCTCTTCCCGAACCTGTCGGTGCTGCGCAACATCACCGAGGCTCCGGTGCACGTGCTGGACGTCGACCGGGACAAGGCCGAGCAGCGGGCGCGGGAGCTGCTGGAGATGGTCGGCCTGGCGGACAAGGCCGACGCCCACCCGACCCAGTTGTCCGGTGGGCAGCAGCAGCGGGTGGCGATCGCCCGGGCGCTGGCGATGGACCCCGACATCCTGCTGCTCGACGAGGTGACCTCGGCGCTGGACCCGGAGCTGGTCGCGGACGTGCTCAACGTGCTGCGCGACGTGGCCCAGACCACGAACATCACCATGCTCATCGTCACCCACGAGATGGGCTTCGCGCGCGACGTCTCGAATCGGGTGCTGATGTTCGACAGCGGCCAGATCATCGAGGAGGGGCCGCCGGACAAGATCTTCACCGAGCCGGAGAACGAGCGCACGCAGTCGTTCCTGCGGGCGGTGCTCGACTCGTCGTGA
- the ehuD gene encoding ectoine/hydroxyectoine ABC transporter permease subunit EhuD, whose product MIWNWEYAADILPVLLEHFVRYSLVATLLGSVLAAVLGLVFAIVRYVRVPVLAPLTTGFIEFVRSTPLLVQLFFLFYVLPGFGITMSPLVTGVLALGVHYACYYAEVYRAGIDGVPKGQWEATTALSIPARYTWQNIVLPQALRRVLPALGNYAVSMFKETPFLALITVPELVQTASSLGSRNFRYIEPFTIAGLIFLLASYPTALALRKMENRLGQ is encoded by the coding sequence GTGATCTGGAACTGGGAGTACGCCGCCGACATCCTGCCGGTGCTGCTCGAGCACTTCGTACGCTACTCACTGGTGGCGACCCTGCTCGGATCGGTGCTCGCCGCCGTTCTCGGGCTGGTCTTCGCGATCGTCCGTTACGTGCGCGTCCCCGTGCTCGCGCCGCTCACCACCGGCTTCATCGAGTTCGTCCGGAGCACCCCGCTGCTGGTGCAGCTGTTCTTCCTGTTCTACGTGCTGCCCGGCTTCGGTATCACGATGTCACCGCTCGTGACCGGTGTGCTCGCCCTCGGGGTGCACTACGCCTGCTACTACGCCGAGGTCTATCGCGCCGGCATCGACGGGGTGCCCAAGGGGCAGTGGGAGGCCACGACCGCGCTGTCGATCCCGGCGCGTTACACCTGGCAGAACATCGTGCTGCCACAGGCACTGCGCCGCGTGCTGCCGGCCCTGGGCAACTACGCCGTGTCGATGTTCAAGGAGACGCCGTTCCTCGCCCTGATCACGGTGCCGGAGCTGGTCCAGACGGCGTCCTCACTCGGCTCGCGGAACTTCCGCTACATCGAGCCGTTCACGATCGCCGGGCTGATCTTCCTGCTCGCGAGTTATCCGACCGCCCTCGCCCTGCGCAAGATGGAGAACCGCCTTGGCCAGTGA
- the ehuC gene encoding ectoine/hydroxyectoine ABC transporter permease subunit EhuC: MDALADFGPWVEALLQGIWLTVLVTAVSAACALVVAFVLGLMAGAPGRLPRTLSRIVVEFFRGTSLFVQLYWLYFVLPQLGYRLDAFAIAVLAFAMNFGAYGSEVVRGAVNAVPKPQREATIALNMTPYQRMRLVILPQAVVGMIPPFGNLLIQLLKSTPLVFTITLVDVMAVTKSYRDSEGNTFFIFTLALGIYFVLAYLTTLLMSALERRAKARIGQPAPPRRGLLSWTAGVQGEVR, from the coding sequence GTGGACGCACTCGCCGACTTCGGCCCCTGGGTCGAGGCGCTGCTCCAGGGCATCTGGCTCACGGTCCTCGTCACCGCTGTCAGTGCCGCGTGTGCCCTGGTCGTCGCCTTCGTCCTCGGGCTGATGGCCGGGGCGCCCGGGCGGCTGCCCCGGACGCTGTCCCGCATCGTGGTGGAGTTCTTCCGCGGGACGTCGCTGTTCGTACAGCTGTACTGGCTGTACTTCGTGCTGCCCCAGCTCGGCTACCGGCTGGACGCCTTCGCGATCGCGGTGCTCGCCTTCGCGATGAATTTCGGTGCGTACGGCTCCGAGGTCGTACGTGGAGCGGTGAACGCCGTGCCGAAGCCGCAGCGGGAGGCGACGATCGCTCTGAACATGACGCCGTACCAGCGGATGCGGCTGGTGATCCTCCCGCAGGCCGTCGTCGGGATGATCCCGCCGTTCGGGAACCTGCTGATCCAGCTGCTCAAGAGCACCCCCCTGGTCTTCACGATCACGCTGGTCGACGTGATGGCGGTCACCAAGTCCTACCGCGACTCCGAGGGCAACACGTTCTTCATCTTCACCCTGGCGCTGGGCATCTACTTCGTGCTGGCATACCTGACGACGCTGCTGATGAGTGCGCTGGAGCGCCGGGCCAAGGCCCGGATCGGGCAGCCGGCGCCACCGCGTCGCGGCCTGCTGTCCTGGACGGCCGGAGTGCAGGGTGAGGTCCGGTGA